A single window of Chitinophaga sp. XS-30 DNA harbors:
- a CDS encoding YheT family hydrolase, which yields MPVLSTSDYKAPALLRNRHLLTIFPSLFRKQKTVNYTRTRIPTHDNDFLDLDFSRVASDKLVIILHGLEGDTRRQYMTGMVHIFNEGGYDTVCMNFRGCSGEINNALRFYHSGETGDLETVVRYITGTEKYQSIHLLGFSLGGNVTLKYIGEQGTGIPAIIRSAVAISVPCDLKDSSVELEKRHNFIYMRRFIRSLGEKLEIKAQKFPEISLKDFSAIRNFKQFDDRYTAPMHGFRNAEEYWEAASSKKFLPAIRIPTLLINALDDPFLGKGSFPYEEAEQNPWFHLETPQTGGHVGFVSFSGKHYWSELRAFRFIQEHP from the coding sequence ATGCCTGTGCTGTCCACATCAGATTACAAAGCACCCGCCCTGTTGCGGAACCGCCATTTGCTGACCATCTTTCCCTCGCTTTTCCGGAAGCAGAAAACGGTCAACTATACCCGTACCCGCATTCCCACGCATGACAATGATTTCCTGGACCTGGATTTCAGCCGTGTGGCGAGTGATAAGCTGGTGATCATCCTGCATGGGCTGGAAGGCGACACCCGCCGGCAGTACATGACCGGGATGGTGCATATTTTCAACGAAGGCGGTTATGATACGGTATGCATGAATTTCCGCGGCTGCAGCGGCGAGATCAACAATGCGCTGCGATTCTATCACAGTGGGGAAACGGGGGATCTGGAGACCGTGGTCCGCTATATTACCGGCACCGAAAAATACCAAAGCATTCATCTGCTGGGATTCTCGCTCGGCGGAAATGTAACACTGAAATATATCGGGGAACAGGGCACGGGCATCCCCGCCATCATCCGTTCCGCCGTAGCCATATCCGTGCCCTGCGATCTGAAAGACAGTTCCGTGGAGCTGGAAAAACGGCATAACTTCATCTATATGCGGCGCTTTATCCGCTCACTCGGGGAGAAGCTGGAGATCAAAGCGCAAAAGTTTCCTGAAATATCCCTGAAAGACTTTTCGGCTATCCGAAACTTCAAACAGTTTGATGACCGCTACACCGCACCCATGCATGGCTTCAGGAATGCTGAAGAATACTGGGAAGCGGCCAGCTCCAAAAAATTCCTGCCGGCCATCCGCATCCCTACACTGCTCATCAATGCGCTGGACGATCCTTTCCTGGGCAAAGGCAGCTTTCCGTACGAAGAGGCGGAACAAAACCCCTGGTTCCACCTGGAAACACCGCAAACAGGCGGCCATGTGGGATTCGTATCCTTCTCCGGCAAACACTACTGGTCGGAATTACGGGCATTCCGGTTCATCCAGGAGCATCCGTAA
- a CDS encoding DEAD/DEAH box helicase: MSFEKLGLIAPILRALETQGYTAPTPIQSQAIPILLAKKDLLACSQTGTGKTAAFAIPILQLLYQQKQAEPNGARYIKTLVLTPTRELAIQIAENFRDYGAHTGLRHLVIFGGVSPQTQIQTLKQGTDILIATPGRLLDLWQQGHINLRNIHQFVLDEADRMLDMGFIHDVKRVITKLPEKRQTLFFSATMPAEIAHLANSILTNPEKVAVTPVSSTAEKVEQRMYYTDKAAKRSLLIHVLKDPSIVSALVFTRTKHGADRVAKELSRAQISASAIHGDKSQNARQRALTDFKGGRIRVLVATDIAARGIDVDNLSHVINYEIPNVPETYVHRIGRTGRGGASGIALSFCDDEERAYLKDITKLIAQNIPVVEGHPFPASMTAPARPAPVVQMRQSSAQQIAGKKRSNPQHGKRKWHGRPQQKQA, encoded by the coding sequence TTGTCATTTGAGAAATTAGGTCTCATTGCGCCTATTTTACGCGCACTTGAAACACAGGGCTATACTGCGCCCACACCGATCCAGTCTCAAGCCATCCCTATCTTGCTGGCTAAAAAAGACCTGCTGGCCTGTTCACAGACAGGTACCGGCAAAACCGCCGCATTTGCCATTCCCATCCTGCAATTGCTTTATCAGCAAAAACAGGCGGAGCCAAACGGCGCGCGTTATATCAAAACGCTGGTACTCACCCCTACCCGTGAACTCGCGATCCAGATTGCGGAAAACTTCCGGGATTATGGTGCGCATACCGGCCTCCGGCACCTGGTGATCTTTGGCGGGGTATCTCCGCAAACGCAGATCCAGACGCTGAAACAGGGCACGGATATTCTCATTGCCACACCCGGCAGGCTGCTGGACCTTTGGCAGCAGGGGCATATCAACCTCCGCAACATCCACCAGTTCGTGCTGGATGAGGCAGACCGTATGCTGGACATGGGTTTTATCCACGATGTAAAAAGAGTGATCACCAAGCTGCCGGAAAAAAGGCAGACGCTCTTCTTCTCCGCAACCATGCCTGCAGAGATCGCACATCTTGCCAATTCCATTCTCACCAATCCGGAGAAAGTGGCCGTTACGCCGGTTTCTTCCACAGCGGAGAAAGTGGAACAGCGCATGTACTATACGGATAAAGCAGCGAAGCGTTCTTTGCTGATCCATGTATTGAAAGATCCGTCCATTGTCAGCGCACTGGTATTTACCCGCACCAAGCACGGGGCAGACCGGGTGGCCAAGGAACTGAGCAGAGCACAGATCTCCGCCAGCGCCATTCACGGCGATAAATCGCAGAATGCCCGCCAAAGGGCATTGACCGATTTCAAGGGCGGCCGCATCCGCGTACTGGTAGCAACGGATATTGCTGCAAGGGGCATTGATGTGGACAATCTCTCCCATGTGATCAACTACGAGATCCCCAACGTACCGGAAACCTATGTACACCGCATTGGCCGTACAGGACGCGGCGGCGCAAGCGGCATCGCACTGTCTTTCTGCGATGATGAGGAAAGAGCGTACCTGAAAGATATCACAAAGCTGATCGCACAGAACATCCCGGTAGTGGAAGGCCATCCCTTCCCCGCCAGCATGACCGCCCCGGCAAGACCGGCGCCAGTTGTGCAGATGCGGCAATCCTCCGCCCAGCAGATCGCCGGGAAGAAAAGGAGTAACCCGCAGCACGGGAAAAGGAAATGGCATGGAAGGCCGCAACAGAAACAGGCGTAA
- a CDS encoding c-type cytochrome domain-containing protein — MMELMQIAREGSWALFFGRFHPLLVHLPIGMLMVAFILEGLGRLKRLAFLSAAVLPVMIFGALSAIFSCIAGYLLSLSGGYEEEALALHQWLGIAVAVIAVVLCFLHRFVLLKRLRFPLSGLMIALLSAAGHYGGSLTHGDDYLTAALPGRRQQQTAAITNIGEAKVYEQLVKPILEQKCYSCHNAQKLKGGLRLDGMEHIRGGGENGPVLKDSLPEASELYKRLILPEEDDKRMPPKGKPQLTPQQVEILYWWIAQGASDSASVRELAKSPRIQLVLEAMQPSGATAAHPFVPPAEVSAVPEKDREALEAIGVKVMPVAAGSNYVMINCVNAPGFSDKDAALLLPLKEQIVWLKLTGTKIGDSALQVLAQLPQLTRLQLEHTAITDAGLPALADCKQLKYLNLVGTKISDKGMATLQQNNALRELFIYNTNVTPAGIAQLRSVLPEARIDTGGYRMPVLATDTMVYRKVRG, encoded by the coding sequence ATGATGGAATTAATGCAGATCGCCCGGGAAGGAAGCTGGGCTTTATTTTTTGGAAGATTTCATCCTCTGCTGGTGCATCTCCCTATCGGCATGCTGATGGTGGCCTTCATCCTGGAAGGCCTGGGCAGGCTGAAGCGCCTTGCTTTCCTGTCCGCCGCCGTACTGCCGGTGATGATCTTCGGCGCATTGTCCGCCATATTCTCCTGCATTGCGGGATACCTTTTGTCGCTTTCCGGTGGATATGAAGAAGAAGCGCTGGCATTGCACCAGTGGCTGGGTATAGCCGTTGCCGTTATAGCGGTGGTGCTGTGCTTCCTTCACCGCTTCGTTCTGCTGAAAAGGCTGCGGTTCCCGCTGTCCGGCCTGATGATCGCATTGTTATCCGCCGCGGGCCATTACGGTGGGTCGCTGACGCATGGCGATGATTATCTCACGGCAGCCCTGCCGGGCCGCCGGCAACAGCAAACGGCAGCGATCACCAATATCGGCGAAGCAAAGGTGTACGAACAGCTGGTGAAGCCCATCCTGGAGCAGAAATGTTACAGTTGCCATAATGCACAGAAGCTGAAAGGCGGACTGCGGCTGGATGGTATGGAACATATCCGCGGTGGGGGCGAGAACGGGCCAGTGCTGAAAGACAGTCTGCCCGAAGCCAGCGAGCTGTACAAAAGGCTTATACTGCCGGAAGAAGATGACAAGCGGATGCCGCCTAAAGGCAAGCCGCAACTGACCCCGCAGCAGGTGGAGATATTGTACTGGTGGATCGCGCAGGGCGCTTCCGATTCGGCGTCCGTCAGGGAGCTGGCTAAATCCCCGCGCATTCAACTGGTGCTGGAAGCCATGCAGCCCTCGGGTGCTACGGCTGCGCATCCTTTTGTTCCGCCGGCGGAAGTGAGCGCGGTGCCGGAGAAAGACCGGGAGGCGCTGGAGGCCATCGGCGTGAAAGTTATGCCGGTAGCGGCCGGCAGCAATTACGTGATGATCAATTGTGTGAACGCGCCGGGGTTCTCAGACAAGGATGCCGCGCTGTTGCTGCCTTTGAAAGAGCAGATCGTATGGCTCAAACTGACCGGTACAAAAATTGGCGATTCCGCATTGCAGGTGCTGGCGCAGTTGCCGCAACTGACCCGCCTGCAGCTGGAGCATACTGCCATTACTGATGCGGGGTTGCCTGCCCTGGCGGATTGTAAACAGCTGAAATATCTGAACCTGGTGGGTACAAAGATCAGTGATAAGGGCATGGCCACTTTACAGCAAAACAATGCGCTCCGTGAGTTGTTCATCTATAATACAAATGTAACGCCGGCCGGTATAGCCCAGTTGCGTAGCGTATTACCGGAAGCGAGGATAGATACCGGAGGGTACAGGATGCCGGTGCTGGCGACAGATACGATGGTGTACAGGAAAGTACGGGGATAG